cCCCGGCGATTTTTTTAAGAACTCATGGctcatagtaaaaagaaaaaagtaaatctgaAGTGCTTCTCAAACGCTTCGAAAACCCTTAAAAACGACAGCgcttccttaaaaagaaaagtctaacAATGAGGCCATCTCGGGGGTCAGAAGCAGTCAGGCTGGGTTTGACAAGATCAGAACTGAAATGACTACAAAAGTGGGAATACAAGGTGTGTTCACTACACATTAACGATTCAGCGAAGCTCCCAAAATCTTTAAATATACAGCCATTGGAAGGACGATCTTGAGCAGGAAGGATTTTTACTCGTTGTGTGTAGCTGAGGACAAGAAGCAGGTACAGTGTAAAGGCACTGAAGCAGCAACAGACGCGGCATTCCTCTCCCGAGTGCAGACTGGGGGCATGGCCCGGCCGCCTCGGGAGCAGCCAACCCCCCCCACAGCCGAGGGCGGCCAGCCGGGCCACACATGCACCTATGCTGGGCTGCTCGGCGGGTCCctgctctcccttcctttctggtCAGTTTACTTGGCCCTCATGGTCTGCAGTAGAAATGGCTCTGAGAGGACAAACTTGTTCCTTATGGGCAAGCACAGTGACAGTCTGAGTGTCCAGCCTTAGTTGCTGGCAGAGGGCACCAAGGTGCACTGAGCTCCCGAAGCAGGCCACGGCAGCGTGGCACCCTCGGAGCATGACTTACCGTAACTGTCGTAGCTGTCTCTGTAGGACCCACCCGAGCTCCGGTCACCATAGCCACTGCCCTGACTCCGGCTGCAGAAGGACACACAGAGCAGGCATTAGAGAGCATTGATTTACCAACTGCCTGTGGCAAACTAAACTGCCACCCTCATGCCAGCAATCTGTCACGGGGATGTGACAAGAATGGCAACAGGGCAGATGCTGTGAAATCATCAAAAATCACCACCCATGTTGCCCCACCTGGCCCTTCCCCTGCCCTTTGGCTGTCCTCCTGAATAGCCCAgctcctgcctgcctgggccaCCTCCTTCACCTCAATTCCATGCCCAGCCAGCCTCATCTCATCTGGGAGAAGTCCACCCAAGGACCCTGGATATGACCTGGCCACCTCCCAGACACCCTTATGCACGTTTGCTGGGTATCCACCTCCCCTCACCTGCTGTAGTAGTCTCTGGAGCCTCCGTAGCCCCCACTTCTGGACTCGAACCGGCCACCCCCATAGCCTCGGTCCCCTCCTCCTGTTCGcaggaacagaaaggagaaatgaatACCACCTCCTGCCAGCAGTGCCTCCACTGCATCCCCAAGGGATGCCACCCTTGTGGCACTCACCTCTGGAGAACCCACGGCCCCGTCCTCGGCCCCCACGGAAGAAGCCCCGGCCCCCGGCAGAGCCTCCTCGGTACCCACGGGATCGGTTGTCAGACGACTTGCCTGCCTGGTCAACTCGGATCTGTCGCCCATCTACAGACTGGAGACCAGAGGTTGGCAAAGGTTACTCTCTGCGCCACCCCATCCTTGGGGAGGGGAGCTCACGCTCTGCAACCCCAGACCCTCACCTTCCCATTCATGGCCATCATGGCGTCCTTGGCGTCGTCGATGTTCTCAAAGGTGACAAACCCAAAACCCCGAGATCGCTGGGTCTCTCTGTCTTTCACGACCACCACTGTGCAGAGCAGAGAGGTCTGCAGTCAGCACCCAGCAGTCCCCACAGGCAGGAACAAGGACAGGCCATCACTATTCCACCACCAGCCCAGCACCAGCCTCACCTTCGGCGATCTGTCCATATTTTGAGAAGACCTGCTCGAGTGACTGCTCATTGGTGTCAAAACTCAGCCCTCCAACGAAAAGCTTGCCTTCATCTGATGCCATGGTGGCCTGTGGCAGCATTGAAATCCCTAATGAGCTTCACCTCTCACCACCTTCCCTCCTATTTTATGCAAGTGACATATGTTATTTAGTGGAAGTTTGGGGAAAGcattttacttctgttttattATCCTAAACTCAGAGCTAGGacttaatttaaacaaaatagttAATCACCCTGGACTGCTGGTTCCTAATTAGCCCAGTTCTACCCACATCCCAGACTAAGGgctccctgggggcagggccaCATAGGGCTCCACAGTCCTCGGTGTTGATGGGGCCATACAGGGCCTACTGTGTCTCTCCCACAGCCTCTGCCTGGGCTGAACTGGTCCTTCCAGTTGGCCTGAGCGCTCTGGCAGGACTGCACCCAGTTTCTCCCCGCTCCCACATGGGGAGAACTCCTACCCTAACTACCTGTGGTCTACTGGCTGCTGGACTAGAAGGTGCTAGTAGTTCAGTGTAAAATGCCCCGAGAGTGACAGGACTACTGGGCCCAGGCAGTCAGGGAGGCCACCCAGGCCTGCGGAGCAGCTCTGGCCAGACACCGACGATAAACAAGAccgggtgggagagggaggggtggcCCGGAAAAGGTGATGTTGGACAAGGAGACAGATATTTGAGGGAACTACTCCGGGGACAGGGTGGCGAGCTGACACTCAAAGCATTTATTAGCAGCGAACGACCCCACCAAGGGCTCCAATAGCAAAGGCCAGGACTCGATTAGGAAGCCGCATGCTGGCGACTGTGCCAACACGGGGCCCAATTACGGGCGTAGAGCGTGACGTGGCAACGTGGGAAACACGGGAACTGTGCGTGCTCGGCCGGGATTTAAGAGGGCGTCCTGGCCCTCGGTCAATCCAGTGGGAAGACAGAGACACTGAGGCTCGGGAAGCATAAGGAACTGAGCACAGACACTCCTGACCCCACGGTCGGGAAACGGGACCTAGAAACTGGGCCCACCATGTGGCCCCCCCCCGCCGCGCGCGCATGCGCCCAGCGGGCGTCCTGCGCCACTCCATCCGGGCATTCGGCGATCCCGCCATTTCACTGGGTGCAGCCTGGAGCTCGCGGCCGCCATTTTGCGGCAGCTCCCCGCTTTGCCGGCGGCCCGGGACTGCGGGGGAATGCCCTCTGGCCACTGCTGGGCCCAGTCTCCCGCTGCCCCTCGCCGCCGGCGGGGCGGATTCCACCCAGGGCCCGCCCCGGCACCGCCCCCTCCCAGGGGCGTGCCGCCGCGGCCCCGCCTCGTCTGACCGCCACAGGTCGCCCGCTGCCCCGGGCTCCTCAGAGCCGGTGCCGCCAGGGCCCTCACCACTAAGCCGGGCAGGTCCCTGACGCAGGCGGGAACACGACACAGCACAACGACCCGAGCCTCCTAACGCGCGAGTGAGGGGGGGGCACCCCGGAGCCCGGCCTTATATAGGCTACCTCGTGGCCCCGCCTCCTAGCCCGCCCTCTGCGCCGCGCAGACCAATCAGAGGTTCCGGAGCCCACGGCCGCGCCTGATATTCATGAGCTGGGGGCCGGGCTTGTCCCGGCTCCGCCCACTCCCGGGCGCTGCTGCCGGGCGCGGCGATTGGCTGGGACGTTCCCAGTCCGCAGTCCACCTTCGTGCGCGGGGGCGTGGCCGGTGCGCAGTGGGGCGTGGCTGACCCACTTCCGCGTGCCCGCCCTAGTGCCTGCATTGTGGAACAAAGGGGCCTGTGGCCTTGTGGGGACCCCTGAATGTGGTGAAACCCCTACTTTTACTGTGCTCCAGCAATCCCAACATGTCGACCTCGCCCAGATCCCCATACCCCCCACCCCCTAGCCCTGGCTCTCAGACACTCCAACTTCATCCGAACCCAGACATCGATCCGTCCTGATACACTCGCCAGCATAACCGAAATCTCACTATCCACAGCACCTCAACATTCTACGTTGTCAATCCCAGTGCCCATCCAAACCTCAACACAGACGACTCCATATATGTGAACCCCAATATTCACAATTCCaattcttcttccttcccaaCACTTTGGTACACCCTAACTTTACCCTAGCCAGTTTGTTTGCCTATAAACCCTGGCTTGCACCCACACATAACTCCTACCCAAACCCCAACTTCACCTCCACTGGTTGCGTCATCCACACCCCAACATTCAGCTGGCTGGACAGTATTGCGTATCCCATCTCCAGATCGCTGGCAGACACCCACCAGAATGCCTGGCTCAAGCCTCGAGTTCCCATTGCACCCCAACATTCAGCTGAGTCTTGGGACCTTAGCTCCCCCCGAGCTTCACATCCAAAGCCCGCCCACTCGCCATGGAGCACCCACTCTGCTCCTCCAGCTGGGTCTTCCAAAGGCATTCCTTGTTGAGCCTGGTTGTGGGGGTCCCAAAATCTCTGCTGTCAGGAGAACCAGCTTTGCAGAGACCCTTATCTCCAAAGTGCTCCCCAGGGTCTCTATGGCTTCCATCTTCTCCTTGTCCCAGCCCCAACTCATGCTGGGGCCCTCTCCCCTCTTCCGGCCCTGGTGGAAAAAGCTCGGTGGACCCCTGCCTGCCCAGACCAAAGACCCAACCACAGCTCTGTTCCCAGAAAGAAAGTCTTCAAGGGCTTCCAAGTTGGGGGGAGTCGAGGCACAGAGACCCCGTTTTTGCAGCCGACTCTAGAGAAGTCCCAGGCCCACTCCAGGCCTCAGACTCACTTGCAGCCTCAAGTGGGTCGAGCTGACCCAGCAAAAAGGGCGTGGGCAGGGACACTGTCTCCAGCGACAAGGTCTCCAGGACCTCTCATGGACTCAAGgacccctcccccaggcagctGTGTGACTCATGGCCACCCCCTCCGCACCTCATGCCCCCCCCACTCCCCGTCAGCAGCAGCCTGCTGCGTCAGCCACTCACGCAGGGTGTTTATTAAAAGGAGCGGAGAGACAGCAGCGCCCAGCTCCACGCCGCCAGCCGCCCCTGCTGGGAGGGGTCCACCCACCCCCTGGGGTCAGACCCACCCAGCCCAGCATGCCCAGCCCCATAGCAGTCGAGGCCCACTCTTTCTGGCCTGTCCCCAGCGCAATCAGGGCGGGGGCGCTCCTTGCCCCCGAGCATCCGGAGGGGGGGCATAGTCACAGCGCCCGCTGGATCAGTCTTGTCCCCCCATGGTTCCTTGGTTTTGAGTCTTTCCCTTTCCTGGTTTTGCAAAGTGCTCGTGTTAATTAATTCATTCCACCAGCACCCAGTTATTAGGCGTGTACTAGGAGCCTGTCCTATGCACCAGGCTCCGTGAGCGCCCAGGCCGCCCTGGGTCCCCAGGGTGGTGGGACAGACACACCTGCGGGTACCTGTGGCTGTGTACATCCGCACCCAGGCCTGTGCACTGGTGTCTCAGGTGTCCCAGGCCTGTGCGCAGGTGTGTACCTGTCCTCTTACCTGTGTCTCTGTGGTTACCCGCGCCTGCGTGTGCCTGTGACTCCGCCTCTAGTCATGCCCCTGCGTCCCAGTGGGGAATtcggggggcggggcgcgggacCCCCTTCATCCACCCGTGCTGCGGCCACTGCAGCCATGCAGGACCCAGGCCGGGCGCGAGAGGGCGCTGCTGCCTCGCTCTGTCGCCGTGGCGGTGGCCCCGGGTCAGGTCCCGCCCCTCCGCTCAGCCGCCTGCTGCTGGGCCCCGGGTAGGAGACTGGTCCTCCTGCAGCCAGCGACCCTTGCCAGCCCCGCACGGCCACTGCACGAGGCCTGGTCTCGCGGGGCGAGCACACAGCCGGCTTCTGGACCCCCGAGGCTCGCTCGCCGCCCTCAGGCCGCCCCCGCGCCTTTGCTCTGGTGgtggcgggggaggagggggctcaAAATAGCCGCGCGGGGGCGACGTTGCTATTCTTGGCGCGACGCGCGGCACGGCCCGGCCCCTGGCTGGCTAGGGTGCGGGTTCAGCCGGAGCCTCGCGTCCCCGCGTCTCCCCGTCTCTGTGTCCCGCCGTCTCCGTCTCGGGCCCGTGGGCTCATTCACAAATCCGCCCCCTCCCAGATGGCTGTCGCAGAGGGGCGCCGTCTcccgcagcccctgcccctccccccgcaCGGGGTCGTTGCCGTGGAGACCGGGGCGGGGCCGCGTCGCTCCGCACCGCCCATTCTACCCTCCGCATGGGGCCCGGCCAGCCGGACGCCGGGTCCTCCTCCGACCCCTGCTAATGACCGGGCGGGAGGAGGTAATGAGCGTCTGTGCCCGGGACAGGCGTGGCCGGGGATGAAAGGCGCGTGGGGGGGGGGGCCCGGGGCTGCATAATTACCGCCCCCTCCTGGCCAGGCGTGGGCCGGGAAGGTGCACCTGGCGGCCGCCCTGCGGGGGCGCGCTAGTGGGACCGTCGGGGCCCAGACCCGCAAGGCCGAGAGCCAGGATGGGGGCTGCAGAGCCTGCGCGCGCTGCCAACGTGCGCCAATGGGCGGGGGACCCGTGGGTACAGAGACGGGGGCGTGAGGATTACTAGAGACACAGGCTTGTGTGGACAAGACCGTGGCGCTGTGTGCGTGGGCACTCGGGCGTCGAGGTGTGCACGGAGAACACGGGAGGGGGTTTGCGTGGCGCTGCGTGTACTACACAAAGGAGCTGGCGCTCGGACTTCAAAGTGTGCACCATCCATCCGGACGGACGGGAGCAGCCGGGACAAGGCTGGGCGTGCGTGACTCGGGTGGGCCGGGACCCCCAGAGCATATGTCCCTGTGCCTGGTGGCGTGACTCACGTCCCTGAAGTGGGCACGCGAGCTGTGTCAGAAGCAGCCAGGGCCTCCCAGGGCGGACCAATGTCCCAGGAGGCCAAAATGAAGTATCAGAAAGCCAGAAGCCCAGAGGAGGAAGGttacctgcccctccccccagctcccacctgtGCCTGAGGTGGGATTCCCACCTCTCCAGGAGACCACAGGCACCTGAGATCCAGCTGCACCCTGACCTCACTTTCCCTCCTGCTCCTAGGAGGGGGTCACCATCCAAGACCCTGGAGGTCGTGCaaggtgggtggggaaggggctccTCTtggcctcacccccaccccacaggccTGAGTCACAGCCTAGGAATGTGGCCCAGACCAGGCCTGGGCCACAGAAGGACACTCTAGCATGCACATCCGGagacacaggtgcacacacacctCCACCTGCAGCGTGTCCACTGCCTGCACACAAACTCACACAGACGCACTCAGCAGCCCCTGCCAACTGCATGCACCTGTGACACACAGGCAGTGGATGGGACCCAGAGGACACACAATGACACACTGAGTGGTGGTGTCTGGGGGCCTGTGACTGGGCAGAGGACTTAGAGGAGACCTATGCCTTCCCTAGGGGTCACACActtgtttgttcttttgttaCAACTCTGCAAAGAGACCCGACAATAACCCTATTCACTGCGCACTGATGGGCCAGCATTCACGGGGAACACGCAGTGCCATGCATACAACACATATTAGG
This portion of the Microcebus murinus isolate Inina chromosome 27, M.murinus_Inina_mat1.0, whole genome shotgun sequence genome encodes:
- the CIRBP gene encoding cold-inducible RNA-binding protein, which produces MASDEGKLFVGGLSFDTNEQSLEQVFSKYGQIAEVVVVKDRETQRSRGFGFVTFENIDDAKDAMMAMNGKSVDGRQIRVDQAGKSSDNRSRGYRGGSAGGRGFFRGGRGRGRGFSRGGGDRGYGGGRFESRSGGYGGSRDYYSSRSQGSGYGDRSSGGSYRDSYDSYATHNE